The following proteins are co-located in the Triticum aestivum cultivar Chinese Spring chromosome 1A, IWGSC CS RefSeq v2.1, whole genome shotgun sequence genome:
- the LOC123045642 gene encoding pentatricopeptide repeat-containing protein At5g04780, mitochondrial, whose translation MATTMLPSPSLPPTPRGALSTRCSLQAPTHAHRVLEGVSRRRHAPVQRARPEAAAYAREIGACVRARRWGAACDAFAAMRAAGAAPDRFLLPQVLRACAGADAPRLAAAAHALAAKGGPALADDAVVGNAVVAMYAALGDVRAARAAFASLPERDVVAWTALVGAYANAGELGEAFQLFESMQASGVRPDVISWNTLVSGFARNGDIGAALDLFDEMRLRGVKPRVSSWNCIISGCVQNARYDEALGVFLEMCETEMPDAVTIASILPACTGLMALGLGEQLHSYVVRCGIKLNVYIGSSLIGMYSECREFAYARSVFAAIDGERNVTVWNELIQSYISDGRMDKACEAFNLMQQDGLKPDTVTYNNFIAAYARAGQKELANELLSGMMNVSLKPNVVSMNALISGLHQFGLCADALEVFRYMQLLNSGDAKRWTFLDNSKPIQPNGTTITSVLSLLTDLKLDRLGKEVHCYALRNGLTSNIFVSSKLVDLYGKTGDMVSAANVFQGIRNKNVVTWNSLLAAYKHNRKPEVVLKLFCEMLESNLLPNLVTVQIALLSSGMTMASGYGRELHGYIQKNWPDGYPVTLASELIDMYGKCGKIEDARLAFERSVEKDVAVWNAMMSCYLLHRMPRDVKRLFEILEQSRTRPDPVTFILLLSACKQEGSMVEARSYFYSMEDLYGIKPSLKHYTCMVDIMGTAGLLEESLELVQKMPVEPDACLWSTVLKACKLHSDLDVAAKAAKALFELEPNNASNYMLLSNIYANSGFWDSTESVRDAMTEHGLHVETQCSWLYLGTSVDLFEAGDLSHPAFEDILSTWKDLASRMAESGYAPQDVEPYCNVQVDPLSCHHTERIAVCYGLISMRAHEPIRVSKNFRMCKECHSSTKFISRDKKREILISDGCTYHHFSDGSCSCGDMW comes from the coding sequence ATGGCGACCACCATGCTGCCGTCCCCGTCTCTGCCTCCTACTCCCCGCGGCGCCTTATCGACGCGCTGCTCACTGCAGGCCCCGACCCACGCGCACCGGGTGCTGGAAGGGGTATCCCGGAGGCGGCATGCCCCGGTGCAGCGCGCGCGACCCGAGGCCGCGGCGTACGCGCGGGAGATAGGCGCCTGCGTGCGTGCGCGGCGCTGGGGCGCGGCATGCGACGCGTTCGCGGCCATGCGCGCCGCCGGGGCCGCGCCCGACAGGTTCCTCCTCCCGCAGGTGCTCCGGGCCTGCGCCGGGGCGGacgcgccccgcctcgccgccgccgcgcacgcgcTCGCCGCCAAGGGCGGGCCCGCGCTCGCCGACGACGCCGTGGTAGGGAACGCTGTCGTCGCCATGTACGCGGCGCTCGGGGACGTCCGCGCCGCGCGTGCAGCGTTCGCGTCGCTCCCCGAACGCGACGTTGTGGCATGGACCGCTCTCGTGGGCGCCTACGCCAACGCCGGGGAGCTGGGCGAGGCCTTCCAGCTGTTTGAATCGATGCAGGCCAGTGGCGTGCGGCCTGACGTGATTTCGTGGAACACCCTCGTCTCCGGCTTCGCGAGAAATGGTGATATTGGTGCTGCACTCGATCTATTCGACGAAATGCGACTGAGAGGTGTCAAGCCACGGGTCAGTTCTTGGAACTGCATCATCTCTGGCTGCGTGCAGAATGCGCGCTATGATGAGGCTTTGGGCGTCTTCCTGGAGATGTGCGAGACTGAGATGCCTGATGCAGTCACAATTGCTAGTATACTCCCTGCTTGCACTGGCTTGATGGCACTGGGCCTTGGAGAGCAGCTGCATTCTTATGTTGTACGTTGTGGTATCAAATTAAATGTCTACATTGGTTCTTCTTTGATTGGCATGTACTCCGAGTGCAGAGAGTTTGCTTATGCGAGAAGCGTGTTTGCCGCCATTGATGGGGAGAGGAATGTCACTGTATGGAATGAGTTGATTCAATCATATATCAGTGATGGGAGGATGGACAAAGCGTGTGAAGCCTTTAACTTGATGCAGCAGGATGGATTGAAGCCTGACACTGTCACATATAACAATTTCATTGCTGCATATGCTAGAGCGGGTCAGAAAGAACTAGCAAATGAACTGTTGTCAGGCATGATGAATGTCAGCTTGAAGCCCAATGTGGTATCAATGAATGCTTTAATATCCGGTTTGCATCAGTTTGGCCTCTGTGCTGATGCACTGGAAGTTTTCAGATACATGCAGCTCCTAAACAGCGGAGATGCAAAGCGCTGGACATTTCTGGATAATAGCAAGCCCATCCAACCAAATGGTACTACAATTACTAGTGTCCTCTCACTGTTGACAGACCTCAAGTTAGATCGTCTTGGGAAGGAAGTACACTGCTATGCTCTAAGGAATGGTCTGACGTCAAACATATTTGTTTCCAGCAAATTGGTTGACCTTTATGGTAAAACTGGTGATATGGTATCTGCTGCTAATGTCTTCCAGGGAATCAGGAATAAGAATGTTGTCACATGGAACAGTCTGCTAGCAGCTTACAAGCATAATAGGAAGCCCGAAGTTGTTTTGAAACTATTCTGTGAAATGCTTGAGTCTAATTTACTTCCTAACTTGGTTACAGTGCAGATAGCGCTTTTGTCTTCTGGTATGACGATGGCATCAGGGTATGGGAGAGAACTGCATGGTTACATACAGAAAAACTGGCCTGATGGTTATCCAGTCACTCTTGCAAGTGAGCTAATAGATATGTATGGGAAATGTGGTAAGATTGAGGATGCTAGACTGGCTTTTGAGCGCAGTGTTGAAAAGGATGTAGCAGTATGGAATGCAATGATGAGTTGCTACTTGCTTCATAGGATGCCTAGAGATGTTAAAAGATTGTTCGAAATACTTGAACAATCTAGAACTCGACCAGATCCTGTTACTTTCATCTTACTTCTTTCAGCTTGTAAGCAAGAAGGTTCCATGGTGGAAGCTCGGAGCTATTTCTACAGTATGGAAGATCTGTATGGCATAAAACCAAGTTTAAAACACTACACTTGCATGGTTGACATCATGGGAACAGCTGGTTTATTGGAGGAGTCACTAGAACTTGTCCAGAAGATGCCAGTTGAGCCGGATGCATGCCTATGGTCTACTGTTCTCAAAGCTTGTAAGCTTCACTCAGATTTGGACGTTGCGGCTAAGGCTGCAAAAGCTCTTTTCGAGCTTGAACCAAATAATGCTTCAAACTACATGTTGCTTTCCAACATATATGCGAACAGCGGCTTTTGGGATTCCACTGAATCTGTAAGAGATGCCATGACAGAGCACGGGTTGCACGTCGAGACCCAGTGTAGCTGGCTATATCTTGGCACAAGTGTGGATTTGTTTGAGGCTGGAGATTTGTCCCATCCTGCATTTGAGGATATTTTGAGTACATGGAAGGACTTGGCTAGTAGGATGGCAGAGTCTGGGTATGCTCCTCAAGACGTTGAGCCCTATTGCAATGTACAAGTTGATCCATTGTCGTGCCACCACACCGAGCGGATTGCTGTGTGCTATGGACTTATTTCCATGCGTGCCCATGAACCGATACGGGTCTCGAAGAATTTCCGAATGTGCAAGGAATGCCATTCCTCAACCAAGTTTATCTCAAGGGATAAGAAGCGGGAGATACTGATTTCAGATGGTTGCACCTATCACCACTTCAGCGATGGCTCATGCAGCTGTGGGGACATGTGGTAA